ACTTGGTTGCCGCGGAATCACCCCGTCAAAAACGGGTGCTATACGCTCCAACCAATCACAACTACGGCGGCGGTTCGTACCTCGCCACTGCGGAAACGGTCCTCGATACGTTTGCAGACACCGAATACGAGCTTCTCTTTCGGCCCCATCCGATGGACCAGACAGAGGAGCCGGGTCGTTCGCTCACACAAGCCTGCAGGGAACGAATCGCGTCCCTTCCAAACGTGATCTTCGACGAACACTCGACGCCGGGTGAGAGTATGCTGAATGCCGATATACTCATCTCCGATTATTCCGGAATCGTCGCCGAATGGCTACACACTGGACGTCCGCTAATACAGTTTACCGACATCGCTGCTGAGGATAATACCGTCCCCGAAATCGGTAATGTGATGAGTATCGCTGACTTCGACGTTTCGGTTATTGACGATCTCTACAACCATGGCTCATCGAAACCGGTCGCCAAACGCGAAGCAGCGTTTCGCGCGGAACTCGGGATCCCAATGGACGGGCATGCCGGTGAACGTGCCGCTACGGAGGTAATCGCATGCACGCGGTAATCTTGGCGGCCGGTTGTGGGAGTCGAATGGGAGACTCGACGGCAGACATTCCAAAGGCATTCCTCGAGATTCACGGTCGGACGCTTTTCGATCGCCAACGAACAGCGCTTCGCGACCGCGTTGACGGACTTACGATCGTACTTGGGTATCAATACGAAAACATTGTCGACGATCTTACCGCAGTCGAAGCTATCGTCTTGGAGCAGTGGGAAGAGTACGAAAACGCCGAATCGCTTCGATGTGCTCTCGAACGCATCAATGACGACGTTCTCGTGCTGAACGGTGACGTCGTGGTCGCACCGTCAGTTCTCGACCGATTACTGCGACGGTATGCGGCGTTGAACGGCCGGTACAACGTCGTGGTCTGTCTGCCGGGTATCCAGAATGACCACACTGCGATTCAATGTGATGAAACAGGGACCGTTATCGGCTACGGAATGATACCCGGATATCGACATGCCGGCGTCGGAATCGTTAGTCAACGGTATCGACATGAAGCGATGGATTTCCTCGCTCAAAATCAAACTGAATGGTATCCGCACATTTACCATAAACTTCCAACGAAGGGACTATTCATTTCCCCTACCAGCCATATAGAAATCAACAGGCCGAAAGACCTCAGAGTAGCCCACGATCGGATGCCTTCCCTCGAATACTGACGTTCACTAACACAACTTCAAAGCGGTAGACTTATTTTAAATTGCCCTATGAAACCCGTAAGTCATGGAACTCATCGCCCATCGAGGGTGCGCAGAACAATATCCAGAGAATACCGTCTACGCGGTTGAGCAAGCATCGGCTCGTTTTTCGACCATCGAGATAGACGTCCGTCGGTGCCGATCGGGAGAAATCGTTGTCTTTCACGACAAAATCCTCGAGCGCGTGACCGACGGAAGTGGCTCGATCGCTAGAATGGAGTGGAACCAACTACGAGAACTCGAAATCCTAAACTCCGGCGAACGAATTCCGCTACTATCCGAAGCGCTTACTGCAATTCCCTCGGGTGTGCATGTTCAGATAGAACTTAAACAGACGGGAATCGCGGCCGATGTGCTACGGCAAATTGAAAACATCGGCGTGAATGCACGTGTCACTTCGTTTCTCCCGAGCGCATTAACCGAAGTTCGGGAACACGACCCGGGAATGGCGCGTGGGTACCTGTTCGGTGAGAAGGTTGGCATCACCGCCGGTATTCAAACCGCACTCGCCCTCGATTGTGACTCGCTCCACCCCCATTCGCGGCAATGTATCCAAACGGAAATCGTCGATTTCGCTCACGAAAACGAATTCGACGTGATCGCGTGGGGGGCCAGCGACGAAATGACTGTTCGTGAGCTTCACATGGCCGGCGTCGACGCCGCCACCGCCGACCGATACATGCCGATTACACAGGAAGAGACCAACCCATTGGTTGCAGACTAAAACGCTCTTCACGATAACCACCCTGAAATTCTCATGCCCCTCTTTACCGAGTACTACGAGTCAAAACAGATCGCTAACGATTGAGCAGAAAAAGTAGTGGAGATGATTATGACCGTAACGCTTTCTCACTGATGCTTTCTTCATAGTCTGGCCCGATTCTCCAATGTCGCCCTCAAACAGCTTTCCGTGCTAGCCATGCGTGCAAGCAGGCCAGAAGGAACTGCCGAGCTGACTATCGCTTCGCTCTTTTCCCATAGCACGCCGATTGTCGTTCTCGGATCTCACCGACCAACGAACGCTCATGGAAAGTGCGAATGCTGCGACTGACGATACACCCGAGATACCGATGGTCCTCTTTGTCTGAGTACAACGGCACGCAGCGATCGATACCAATGACGAGAAAAAGACCGTCGAAAGCGAACAAGCGGATATTGGCACGACGGGTGGTCCCGTCATTCATCTCTTGTGAAGATGAGTACAGGTATCGCGATATCGGATGTCGCCAGCGAAGTTCGACGTCGTATATCGATGCAGTGCAAAAAGGATCGATTCGAGTGGTGAGTGAGTACCGTGATCCGGAAACGATTTGTGAGGAACTACGGTCATGGGTGGAACGCATCGAGCGTGGAATGGTCGAATCAAGTGCATTGGTGATTACAAACCGTGGTTCAAAGAAGCGAGAGGACTACACGCAATCGACGCGGAGTGTGGCGGCACTGGAGCGAGCGGCTGAATTGGGGGTTTGTCCGGCGCTGGCTTTCGCGAAGCTTTTAGAGAGGACGCACTTCGTCGGTTTCAAGGATGGTCTTCAGATTCCCGCCCTCTTCTCTCATATGCATCCGGACGGCATCGAATTCTCGCCGGTTGAGCCACGCACCGACCGGGCCGGTTCGTACCTTGATTCGTTGAGTGAGGTCACAGCCGCTCTCGTGGGGATCGATCTTGAAGCTAATCGATGGCATAAGTATCCCGACTAGCCGTGAGGTGGGTTTGAACTCGATATATCGGTCAGGAACGACCTCCGTGAACTGGACCGTCTTTTTCTGCCTCTTTCCTGCGATTTGTTCCTCGAAGTAAGCGATCGCTCCTTGTTCTAACCCATCTCCAGTATTCCATCGGAACTGGATATGATCGGGATGCCACCGTCGATAGTTCACATCCATCGTTTCGAAGAAGTGATAGACCTCCTCCGGAGATGCGGTCACTCGGGTGGTTTCTTCTAAGATCATCGCTGTCCCCTATAATTGTCTCCGCAGATGATAGCTGTTTGTTCAAGAAGGAAGTCTCACTTGATGACTCGGATAATTATTGACTCAACACGACCTAAATAGCAAAATCCCACTAGAGATAGAATATATGTGTAATATTTTTGTCCTCAAACGACGTACTCCGTTCGGGTTCGATATCTGGGGAGAAAATCATGGCAAACAACAGTCTTTCACAACGGATCACACAGGGACTCCAGTCGGATCTCCCCGTGACGAAGTGGCTTCCAGAGTACGACCGAGCGTGGCTCCGAACCGACATCGTATCGGGTCTCACAGTCTCAGCGGCGGTCATTCCCGGCGGTTTAGCATACGCCTCGCTCGCTGGATTGCCTCCTCAGACAGGGCTGTACGCCGCCCTAATGGGTGCTCTTACGTACGTGATTTTCGCCTCATCTCGACAGGTAATCGTCGGCCCGACGTCACCGCTCGCTGTGTTGCTCCTCACGGAAGTGGGCCCCATCGCAGCCGGGAGTGCGATGGAATACATATCTCTCGTCACCACGACGACGATCATGGTTGGAATCATTTGCGTGTTCGCCTGGATATTCAGACTCGGCGACCTCGTGAACTTCATTTCCGGGTCCGTACTCACCGGCTTCGCGTCCGGTGCCGGTCTCTACATCATTTCCACGCAACTCGGGAAACTTTTCGGTATCTCGGGCTCCTCGGGTACCTTCTTTCAGCGCGTCGGGTTTATCATCACTCACCTGAACGAGGCACAGTTCACGACGGTCGCCGTCGGACTCATCTCCATCGTCCTATTATTACTTGGAAAACGATTTTTACCGCGCGCACCGACTGCGCTCCTCGTCGTTCTGCTCGCCATCGCTGTATCGTCGATCCTGAACCTTCAAGCACAGGGTGTCACGATCGTCGGCCAAATCCAGAGTGGTCTCCCCCCGGTCACGGCCCCCCTAATTCCGTCGATCGGCGTCGTCGAGTCGCTCGTCCCGGTGGCCTTGGCACTCTTTAT
The window above is part of the Haladaptatus caseinilyticus genome. Proteins encoded here:
- a CDS encoding NTP transferase domain-containing protein is translated as MHAVILAAGCGSRMGDSTADIPKAFLEIHGRTLFDRQRTALRDRVDGLTIVLGYQYENIVDDLTAVEAIVLEQWEEYENAESLRCALERINDDVLVLNGDVVVAPSVLDRLLRRYAALNGRYNVVVCLPGIQNDHTAIQCDETGTVIGYGMIPGYRHAGVGIVSQRYRHEAMDFLAQNQTEWYPHIYHKLPTKGLFISPTSHIEINRPKDLRVAHDRMPSLEY
- a CDS encoding CDP-glycerol glycerophosphotransferase family protein — its product is MRKTFESIDRHVDVSSAYMPVHPEARDCSDSIPQIDVDEVMDIDRNVRDIDPAVVVYNHRYRIEDIDFYDEYPLVHIRHGASIGRGEVDVTVASIGHAIDVALAPGERWARRYREAFPDDVRVAVVGIPEADDLVAAESPRQKRVLYAPTNHNYGGGSYLATAETVLDTFADTEYELLFRPHPMDQTEEPGRSLTQACRERIASLPNVIFDEHSTPGESMLNADILISDYSGIVAEWLHTGRPLIQFTDIAAEDNTVPEIGNVMSIADFDVSVIDDLYNHGSSKPVAKREAAFRAELGIPMDGHAGERAATEVIACTR
- a CDS encoding SRPBCC family protein; the encoded protein is MILEETTRVTASPEEVYHFFETMDVNYRRWHPDHIQFRWNTGDGLEQGAIAYFEEQIAGKRQKKTVQFTEVVPDRYIEFKPTSRLVGILMPSISFKIDPHESGCDLTQRIKVRTGPVGAWLNRREFDAVRMHMREEGGNLKTILETDEVRPL
- a CDS encoding glycerophosphodiester phosphodiesterase — its product is MELIAHRGCAEQYPENTVYAVEQASARFSTIEIDVRRCRSGEIVVFHDKILERVTDGSGSIARMEWNQLRELEILNSGERIPLLSEALTAIPSGVHVQIELKQTGIAADVLRQIENIGVNARVTSFLPSALTEVREHDPGMARGYLFGEKVGITAGIQTALALDCDSLHPHSRQCIQTEIVDFAHENEFDVIAWGASDEMTVRELHMAGVDAATADRYMPITQEETNPLVAD